AATTTAACCTGATCAGCAACAGTTGGTTGTGCAGGAGATTTTTCTTGAGCTGTACCGCCCTGTGCTTTGATATATGCTTCAAAACCATCATACATCAATTCACCGAAGTGGTTACCAGCAGATTTAAACATAAATACGTGAGCGCCTTCCATACCGCCGCCAGTAGTAGAAGAACCGCCACCACCAGAGGTAGTATCATTGTTACTGCCACCACAACCAGCTAATACGCCAGCTGTCATTGTAGCTGCTAATAAAAGAGCTAATGCTTTTTTCATTGTTTTTTCCTCCAATAAAATTTAATTGTTTTATATTAGTAGTCGTCGCTACTTATATATGATGTTTATTGTCAAGGTAACTATTGGATTCAACAGTTACCTTTCCAATCAAAACTTTAAACTATTTAAATCTTTCTTTGGCTTTTGCAGCATCTTCTTTCTGTTCAGCCCACAGTTTGTCACAAGTAGCTTTACATTCTGCTTTCAAAGTAGCAATCTGTTGTTGAGCTGCAGCGGAAGTAATTGCACCAGATTTAACTTGTGCTTTTAATTCTTTGATTTCAGCAGCAGTTTTAATATTCAATGCTTCAATATTTTTATTGCTATGGTAAACTAATTTCAATTTTGCATTTGCAATAGAACGTCTATTGATCATTGGAATTAATACTGCGATAATCATAATAGAACCAGAAATGATTTTTTTGATGTTAGAGTCTGCACCCATCAAACCAGTTGTGTAGTTTAAGAATGCCATCAATACAGTCGCGATAATTGGACCATACATTTTACCCTTACCACCAGCAGTAGATACACCACCTAATACACAGATAGCGATTACATCCAATTCATAACCTGTACCCATGGAGGAACTTAAACCACCACCCATGTGCCCAACGAAGAACATTGCAGAAATCGCTGTCATAACACCCATAATGGTGAATACTGCCATTCTAGTGCCAGCAACATTAACGCCAGAATAATGGGAAGCTGTCATGCTGTTACCCATCATGTACAGTTTACGTCCAAAAGTGGATTTATGTAAGAGAATACAGAAAAGAACACCTACAATTAAGAAACAGATTAAAGACCATGGAATTAAATTACCTAAATTTTTCCAATACAAATCTGTAAATAGTTTTGGGAATTGTTTTAATGTGTTTTCACCCAAAATAATCTGAGCGATACCACGGTACAAAGATTGACCTGCGATTGTAACGATTACAGCTGGCATACCAATCTTACCAACTAAGAAACCATTAAACAAACCACACAATCCACCTACTACAACACCAGCCAAAATAGCAACTATTGCTGGCATACCACTCTGGTACAACAATCCCATTGTCATACCGGAAAGAATCATGATAGAGGAAATGGATACGTCGATGTCACCTAACATCAAAATGAGTACCATCCCTAATACCATAAAGGATAAGTCCATACCAGAAGTAACAATAGATTGTAAAGTTTCTAAGTTATATAAACTTGGTCTAGAGATTAAAAGAACTATATTAACTGCAATTAAAATGTAAACCAGGATCATTTCCCATTTTACTAAAAATTTAGAAAGCTTAAATCCTTCTTTTACCTTTAAGTCTCTGTTATAGTTACTTGATGGCGTAACGTTTGTGTTACTCATATTAAAGCCCCCCTCTCTTTCAATGCACGTTTATCGGAGAGTTTTCCAGATGCAACGTTAACAAATACAGCCACAATAATAATTGCACCCTGAATTGCTTTCTGCCATACACTCAAGCCAGGCAACATACTTGTAAAGTTGTAAATAACACTCATGATTAAGATAGAGATAACAACACCATCCATACGGCCTCTACCACCTGTGATACTTACACCACCTAAAATACAAATAGCAATTGCTGTCATTTCAAAGCTATCAGCCATACCATAGTAGCAAAGA
This is a stretch of genomic DNA from Clostridium facile. It encodes these proteins:
- a CDS encoding ABC transporter permease, whose product is MSNTNVTPSSNYNRDLKVKEGFKLSKFLVKWEMILVYILIAVNIVLLISRPSLYNLETLQSIVTSGMDLSFMVLGMVLILMLGDIDVSISSIMILSGMTMGLLYQSGMPAIVAILAGVVVGGLCGLFNGFLVGKIGMPAVIVTIAGQSLYRGIAQIILGENTLKQFPKLFTDLYWKNLGNLIPWSLICFLIVGVLFCILLHKSTFGRKLYMMGNSMTASHYSGVNVAGTRMAVFTIMGVMTAISAMFFVGHMGGGLSSSMGTGYELDVIAICVLGGVSTAGGKGKMYGPIIATVLMAFLNYTTGLMGADSNIKKIISGSIMIIAVLIPMINRRSIANAKLKLVYHSNKNIEALNIKTAAEIKELKAQVKSGAITSAAAQQQIATLKAECKATCDKLWAEQKEDAAKAKERFK